In the Rhododendron vialii isolate Sample 1 chromosome 2a, ASM3025357v1 genome, tctctctctctgggttgtCGATAACCCAACAATTTCTATCGATTCTACCTTAATTTCACTATAACTTgttcaaaccacaaaaaaagggtttgggaaattggggattttttgGTCGAACCCTAATTATGTATTTCTGGTTCCATATTTGACGATTATATATACGAAAATTTTCATCAAGAacaatcatcaaaatttggttcCATATTTGACGATTGATACATACCAAAATTTGCCGTCGTGGATCAAGAGATTTTTTGATCAAGTCATGTGAGTGCAAAAGGTAATTTAGAGTAGAAGAAGGGCTGTTTTGGAGCCCTGTTTAGCGCGAAAATGGAAGTATTTTGGAACCTCTGTAGCGCCAAAATGAAAGAAGTCAGATGGTCCCCCTCCCCTTTTGGAGGGTTTAcacgaagaggagagagagagagagaatgagggccTGGCCCgataataaaacaaaagaaaattcaaatgagTTTGGTTGGATGAGTGAGTTCTACAATGACATCATGGTTTAAGGGTATTTTAAGGGCCTTTTTTCTTTGTACGTAGCAGTACCCATGTGCAAAAATCTGTGTGTAACAGTGTTGGGGAAAGTATTGACTTGTCCAAAGTAGCATTACAAAAACCAATCCAACCCGAAAGTGAAAGTCGAAGGTAAAAAGTCTGGACTGCCACTGTGTAGTTTCCCACTTTCTGATAGTCTATCAGTAGATCTCTACACTTTTGGATAAATTTTCTAGTGCCGAGCATATATATCCCGCGTGGTGTCCACTCGGTACTTTCGAAccgttcgatatatttttggacggctcaagtTGAAATCTTAtatctcctctttctctttctaaatcCGAGCTATCCAAAATCGCACCGGACAACtcggatgtgccgagcgggcaccacgtgatacccacctGGCACTGAAAAAATTCTCACTCTTTTAAACAAGTAAACTACGAAGTAGGCCCAAGGAAAGTGCATCACTTGCTTTAGCCCCACCCAACCCCCCACAAATGAAAGGCCCATGTTGAAGACATGTCATTAATGTTTCCAAAAGTATGATTTCTTTAAAATAATAGAGGAATATAGTAGTAGTACACTTACACCCCTCATAATAGCATAAGAAAAAAGtgttaggccccgtttcagaacgtaaaaaaaaaaaaaaaaatttaaaaaggcaatttcaagctcaaaaattatgaacttattgaaatctaaaaatatacaatatggattttgtttaaaagatctcgatgagatcttttatgtaatgcaaaaaaaaaattgaaaattattaatcatttacattatttatgagtttgaaaatatgaaataagctgcttattttttaaaaaggtttctgaaacggagccAGAACCACTAAATATTAATCCCTCCATCTTAAATTCCTGAGTTTAATTTTCACTTTATGAACCTCTAAAGAAACTATCTatgtcttttaatttatgatttttttaatatttaatatggatcttattcaACATATCTCAACTAATTTTATAAACAAAGTTtatgaaatcataaaaaatatttaaaaatgtgaTAATTGTTTAAGTGGCACGACTGCCAAAAACCCCTATaatatgggacggaggtagtacacatttttgtaaattttactACGATCTTATGATAGTTAAATGACCACCATTAAGAATATGTGCACCCTTTGCTCATAAGAATGGGGAGTGGTACTTGCAACAATAAACATACCGGAATTTGTGCTTCATTTGTTTTGTCTGGACATTTCTGTGGCCCTTAGGTGTTTCGGGCTTGACCCGTTTGGGTTTGTCCAAACTTGGTTGAAATCCGCTCCCCTTCTCTCCTTACTTGTTGTAACCTTTGACAAGTATCCTTAATAATtgttttgccgataaaaaaaaaaaaaaagagacactAACAAGTTATGATAGGCTCTATTGGCATGTGAGTGTGTTGGTATATAATCTATATATGGATCATTGTTGTGGGTCTTAAATAGGCCCTCAGCAGTCTaaaattggaccaaattaaaTAGATCAAAACTGAACAGGAGCTGAATCCAAGTAATGATCCCCACTATTAAAATCCAAGTTGACATACCATTTTGCAATGTCCCAAAGCACTTGATCAAATTCGAGAAACCAAAAAGTCCACTCCtattattaattaaacaaataaaaatatcagCTTTCCAATCACTTGATCAAATTCTCTGCCCACTTACCATTGACATTAATGTTGCATTCTTTTCTCCCACTTGCCATTGACATGAAATGACACAACTAATATAATTAATCAACCTAACATGAAATGACACAACTAATATATTTAATCTAAACTCTAGATCAAAATTTGCaatcttatttttgttgtattgCTACTCGAAGTAACATTTTATATTCAAGAGAACCAAAAAAATCATAAGAGACAGAAACATCACAACATTTTATATTTAAGAGTCGCAGAAACATCACAACATGAGTTAAAGCCTTCAACTCAAAATTAATTAGATACACTGATTTGTATGTCATAATTGATCAATGTGCAAGAAGCTCTTCCGAGTTACATAAGGACTTCACTCACTCTTGTGAGGTACTGAGGTTTCTAACTCGATCCATGTTTTGAGATTTTCAACCAAGATCCACTTCTGATATTCACCAATCAATTTGGCCCTAAACGGACATGGATACAAATATGGGATGTATCATGAGATATAATAGTCCTGCCTCTTTacccaaactaaaccaaaccaaactgaatcAATTCGGGTCggtaatccaaaaaaaaaattttttttgacaagggtTGGTAATCAAATTCATGTCATAAGGATCTCACGAGTTCTTTTACATGTTAGCGGTCAGCTACTTATCGCTCAATCCTCCTCCATCCTGTTTGGGACGGGATGTGTGAAAGATAAGATTCTAATTAAGCATGACAAAGGCGAAGAAGTTTCCCAACTCCAAAACAAACTCCATCAAAATTAgcaacacacacaaacaaagaaaaaagcagCCGAAGCAGCAGCAATTCAAAAGCATCCAACTCTGGAAACTATAAAAACTGAAGTAAAGAGCATCAGAGGAAAATCCATTCAACTACTGCATGAGATATATTCCCACCTCCTAAGCCAACGAAACCAAACCGGGTCTAAGTTTCAATCAATTTGGGTCGGCTACTGTAGTCAAATTCATGTCATAACGACGTGCGGGCTGTCAGCTAGCTGCTTACTGCACAATACTCCATCCTGTTTGGGACGGGATGTGTGAAAGATGAAGTTCTAAGCATGACATAGGCGGAGTTCCCGTTTCCTAAACAAACTCTGTTTAAATTAGCATCGCACACACAATcacaaaaaagaagcagcagcagcagtaatTCAAAAGCATCAAATGGAAACTATACAAATTGAAGTTAAGAGCATCAGAGGAAAATCTATTCAACTACTGCAACTTTTACTGCTTCTAGCATTTACAGACCTATACATTGACACATCTGTGGAGCCACCCTTGCCTTTCATTCCTCACCTTCTACCCCATCCTTTATCCTTTTCTGAATTCCTGCAATAACCAATCATAGCACAACACATCGTTTCAAAATATTACGAGATATTCCTGATGTGTGACACCATGATTGTTAACCGCaagaacaccaaaaaaaatgaaaaaagaggcTCCGAAAGGCATATTATGATCTCATCTACAAACCACCAACTCACCAGAATGCCAATTGGAAAacagaaatgaaaatgaaagcaaTATACAAAGGTTAcccaacttctttttttttttttttgacatggacCCAACTTCATACCTAAGACTTCCTAAGAATTTGCTGCCAAGAAGGAATTGCTACTGCCAGAGCTGCCCGTCTTGCAAGGGACATCACGAACGAGAAACTTCACACTGCGAGTCCCAACAAAACTCAATATCTCAAGGCACTCCCGCAAATCAGAATCACTTACCAACAACACCCATTCCTCTTCGTCGTCCAAATATTTGAGTTGAAACAACGCCATTTGCAATTTGAACCTCTTTGCAACTTCTTCATACAGCTGGCTACACCCTAAAGAAGGCTCGAATTTAAACCTAACCGTATCTTCTCTGTAAGTAGCTTTCACTGTGATCTTGGATCCACTATCGCAAGAGCTCGTAAAAAAATTGGTGATTTTTCTTTCACCAAAGCTATGAGAGCTTGACGAACTGCCACTCATCATTGAACCAGAACTGTTCAATGAGTCTGTCGTTCCTGAAGAAGTGGGACACGTTTGGTGGTTAGGTCCAAGGACCCTATCATTGGCTTCCACACCAATTTCAACGTTCATTCTGATATCCATCTCAGCAGAAACAAAGTGTGAATCAGAATTCTCTAATGTCAAAGCGCTTCTGTTTTGTGCACCCAAAGTTTTGGATTGAGAGTAAGAACACAGTGAAGAATTCTCAGATGGTGGGACAAACCCAACTGACTTGCAACCATTGCAACAGTCAGCCAGAGGAATTTCGGCATTTGGCACATACAGACTCCTCCCCTGTCGTTCTACTTGGTTATTCCCATCAATGTAATTCTCCTCCCTTTCCAATTTCACAGTAGAATTTTCACTATCAGTACAAGAGGGTGAACAAACTGAAGGCGCAACTGGTTTCGGTTTCTTAATAGGTGTGTTTTTGCTGGGGAAGAGAATGCTTCCCCCTGCATTGAAATCTTGGATAATGGAGCCTGCAGCCACAAGACCACCCGTAGTGGGGTCGAATTTCAGCCCTCCATCGACGCCTTGAACAGAGTCGAGCACTGTTTGTATCTTCCTCAAGGAACGGTTCACCTTGTTTATCTTGCGGGATGGCCACCTTGAGATCCCATGTTGTCTGCATATCCTCTTGAGTGTCGTTGGGCAAACTACAAACCCAACAATAAAATTAGAACTCTAGAATATTCATTTAAATAACAGGGAAAAAGTAATCCCACTTATTAGGTACAGACTGAACTCAAAGATTAGAGGTctgtgagttttttttcttttccctttttttttatcactggACCAGTGGTCACCCCTTACAGAACATCCTTCTAAATAAATTTGCAAAAATTTGTTATCATCAAGGTATCGCAATTTTGTGATAGATCCTAATAAATGGAGCTAGTTTCTGAAAACATTCTGAGTTTCTCGTAAGGCTTCAATATGCTACTCACAGCTGAGCTACATTTGCAACATCACATTGCTTCCCTATGAGAGACTTCCACACATCCATTTTCCAAATTCTGGCTTCTTTAACCTTTTGTATGAACAATTGAAAATTCAACGTACGCCACAGATACACAAAAAGATAAATAGTTTCTTCTCAGACCACAGCAACAAGTACCAAACACAACAATAATTTGTCTAAAAAAAGACAACAGGAAAGTAGTTAAGCAAGGCATTTGGTAAAAAACCACGCAGCACATTTTACAGAAAGAAACAACATAATATTTACTGAAAGAGCTCCCAACAATTTGCTATTGGGAGAGAGGTTAAGAGCCAGTATGGTTATTTGTGGAATAAAAATAACCATGTTAGCAGCTGATCAAGTCAGAGGATTTCAAGAAATAAACATGTAGCATGAGGTCTTACCACCAATGCCTTTGGCAGCATCCTTGAGACTCCCAGAAAAGTATTGCTGAAGAACACTTAAGCTCACATGCTTCTCTGCAGTACTCCGCTTTTTCTCTGTCGGTCTCCTTGATCCACTCATCTACATGAACTCAAAAAGTTATTCAGAGCTCAATGCACCAATCAAAAGAAATTATGATTCGTGAACATTTAGAAAAGAAGCAGCACACTGGGAATAAGTTAACATAAGAATCAAATCATTTGTCTGCTATAGAAGCTCTACAATGGGTGCCTTTCCTTTCCTTAATTCGATGGGCTTGAAggtgaaatttttattccaatATCATGTAACGTTCAGTTTGGAAATCTGAACAATAACCTTGTAAACTTTAACCCAGATATTAACTGCTACATTCATTGCCCAAGAATTTTAAATGTTGAGTTTTGTAGTCAATGGTTGTAAGTTTACCATGTTTCTTTTTTGCAATATTCCATCTGTAACCCTTAACTGGTTAAGTAGAATCAAGCATTAAAGTGCACCATATGTCTCAACACACATCCTTCAGACCCTTCACTTCCTCGGCAATCCAAAAAATAGTGCCCCTTGGTACTGATACATTTACAAATTAGGTCCCAGGTTTCCTAAACTTGTAAGCAAGATTTCTTAAGTCTACACTGTTTTTCGCTATTATTTGCCTACTCGATGAAAGAACAGGCCCATAAAGTACACTGCTGCCTTGTTTTGTGCTGCTTTCAATGTATGGAGGTGGGGTTGTAGGTTCTACAGCATCCCTCAAGCCAAGCCCAGttgtttgagaaaaaaattggcTTCGTTTAGGATGTTTGGCAGCTTTAGTCATCAATGACAATACTTCAGACTACTACAAACTAGCAGATTATAGGAAATAACGGACAGGTTTCTAGGTTTTTCTTGGACCTTCTCTTGGTTATCATGGGGCCAAATAGAGGTTATTTCAGTGCGGTTATAGGATTTTCGTTCAGCTATGCTTAATGCATTACATTAAGGTCGTTGCTTGGGTTCTTATGGCAACCCTTAGCCAAGCCCACTCAGTTGCCAACGAGCTTTAAATCTAAACCAACCCAACCTTGATTGTTATATCAAGCAAGTCCTAGGAAGTAGGTACAGCATCATTAACCAAATCCTAAGGCCTACAGGCCGACATTGATACAAAGCCATCTAGTTCATCTCTCAACCAACAGTCCATTGACCAGGGTCAATGAGAACTGCAATACCACCATGTCTTATTTTTAGGATGTTAGAAGCATTAAACTCAAAGCCAAGTGGTAGTTTGTGGAGAGGCCACTCAAGGTCATACTAGCTTTGGAGGTGATAATCAACAATGTGGGCGAGCTCTAACATAGGAGAACAAGTTCAGTCATGATGTACGAAACGTACCTGTTCCTGAGGAGCATCTAGTTCTCGTCGTATATTTTGCGGGTCAGAGACACCTGGTGGCACTGGTTCAATATGAGTTGTATTATTAGCTAATGTTTGTCTCCTTGAAAAATCCACAGTTGGGGGAAAATTTGCAAGTGATCCATTTTCAAACTCGACTTTAGAACCCTTTGCACCGAATAATTCAGCATCCGTAACCGTCCTCAAACTCTTACAAATCCTTTGCATGGTACCAGAGAGGTTGTTCAACAAGAGTTGTTGTTCTGTGCTCCCTTTCATATTCAAAGGGAGAAAGAACTCTAATATATAGTCATCGTCGCCAGTGTAGGTGCTCCTTAGCCGTATTGCAACAGCAGCATTAAGGCCAAACTTGCGTGCGTGATGGACTAATGGATACTCACTGATATCATATCCCTTGACATCTGGAAAGAAAAAGGGATGATTTGATTGAAGAGCTTTTCCAGCTATACCTTGCCCTTCCTCAAGATAGTGCTCTGCACATGCATGCACAAATCCTTGCATCTCTCTGTCATTCACGTAGCAAGCCGTATTCTCTATGCATAGCATAAATTTCTCATTTAAACTTGCATTTCCACCCTTAACACGTAATCTGGAGACTTCATCCCCAACTCGCTCATTGTAACAACAAGGGATCCAGGTTAGAGCAAGGGGCAATCGATGAGCGTGACATACGGCTCGTAAAACATCTTTTATCTCAGCTAAAGCGGCCCTCTGATTCATTGAAAGACACTGCAAAATAGTTAAATACTCGTTACAGAAGTAGTTGACACATGTCATCTTTTCTAAGCATTGGGAAAGCATTCCAGAAGAAAGAGATAGAGTATTTGTTTTGCTATTACCTGGGAGTAAAGCCTAGGAGGTGCAGTGCTCCTTAAATTCACAGCCTGTAAAAATTCAGGATTAGGAGTTTAGACAGAACCAACAAATCAGTGCAACAGAATCATGTTTCAGTAAATTTCACATACTGTGCACATATTATATAAATGAagtttgcacacacacacacacacacacacacatacatatatatatatatatatatatatatatatatatatatatatatatatatatatattataactGACGTCGAGTAGCAGCCACaaaaaatgtggaaaaaaaGATTGTGAGAAGCACAAACTTCCTTAACCGAGAAAGCTTGGTAGGGACTGAAGAGTCGTATACTGGACAAATTGTGGAGCTGTGTGCAGATACGAGATACGTTGCGGGACAGCTAGATACAACAAATGCAATTAGACCACAAATAAACTCCACTGGCAAAATGCAAAGAACTTTTCAGCCCAGACTAAAAGATACCAGGAAACAATTACAGATTCTGAACTGGTGTGATTTATTCCCAGGAAAGTCCAAACACGAGGACAATGCTTCCTCGTAAGATCAAAAGGGAATGACAACTTCTGGCCAGTTGACTTCATGTTATTCATCAAAATAATCTGAAATCGGTTCGCAAGTTTTGATCTATGTCATGAGCGCTTCATACGATTTATTTTCCCTCCTTCACATGACATTAAGTCAAAAGGGAATGAAAGCAACTTGCTATTCACTTGATGTATGCACTATGTCCATAGACATTAAACTCAAAACAATTCAGCCACTTCATAACAAAATCAACTCACtagattttcaaaatggaatggATACAGCGTTAATTGTGCAGATGACAGAGTAATGGACgcataaaacattttttcatcACATAAGTGGAGGAAAAAACATGAGGGGAAGGAAGGAAAGAAGGTTATCTGCTTAAAAGACACGGGGGAAAACTAACCTGGAGTGCGCGACAAACGTTCTCCATCTCCAAATCgaaatttggtttttctttgaCAGTCACAAGTTCCAACACAGCACAGCAAGACATTTCAACCAGATCATCCTCAAAAACAGGCACAGCAATGGATCCACGAACTTCATGATTGACTGCATGCTGAACCCTCAAGTACTCTGCCGGATTGTAGTAACCAACATTAGAAGTCCACTCTGGAAATTTCGATATGAACACCCGGCCAGGAAGCCCAGGAAAAGAACCCGGCTTCACTTCTGCGGCGAAGGTATACGCCCTTGATACTTCGCGATACCCAGCAAGCACTTGGTCAAGCAAGTAGGGTTGCTCACAAGTACTTAAGATATATTGATTACCTTGTTTAATTGGAACCCAAACTTGCGCCAAAATACCACCACCAGACCACTCTTTAACCAAGGACAATGCCCTTAGCATTTTCTCAGCTAGTGTTTGTGCAAATGGACGAGGTATGAGACAATTTCCTGCATCGAACTGGTTTTGGTGAAAGGAAGAATTACCCTTTTTGGTAGTAGATTCATTCCAACTGGTGGATTccattggaaaaccaatttgggTATTGATTTGCTGGAAAACCATTTTGTCTCCACCATTATAAGGACTTCCAGTGATATCGCAATCGGGCCCTGCAAAGGTATTAGTGTTCTGTTCAGCGAAGTTTAATCCATCAAAGGGGGTGTAATTCGAGGGCATTGATTGAGGGGGTGAAAATGCAAAAGGGGCAAACATTTGGTCCGTGTTCGACGGGCTGCTGCACCATCCAGCATACGTATCGAAGTTCAAACCATTATTGAAGGGGTCTTCAGAAATTGAATGCCTTGCTCCCCCATCAGACGAAATGTAACCGTTATCTTTCTCTCTAGACGAAAAGGAGTAATCCATTTACAAGAACAAACCGAAATCTTTTGACCAAATACAAAAGAGTAAGCGCTAGAGTTTCTTCATAAAAAACTGGCTCATCACAACACTTGTGTCCCGAAATTCTTCTCCCAGTTGCACACCAACAACCCAGAATTTCAGCATGGAATCTGTTCTCATCATTATCCTTTCCCCAACAAAATTCATCTAAATTCTCAATTTCCTCTCTTATAACTACTGCCCACTTTTCCTAATCTTCTGAAGGCAAAGGAATTCCCAACTcaaaattacccaaaaaccCAACTCAGATAACAACAAAATCCCAGCTTCCTCGACTGAAATAGCAGAAACCCTGCACCACATCCCATACTGTTAGCAAATAATGCGGGTAATACGCAATACCTGTCGCGGATTACATATAAACATGTATAGCACACTGAAAACATGAAATCAAGGTTAATTCATCTATTGTTCACCATTCAAACCCTAAGAtctcaacaaacaaacaaaaa is a window encoding:
- the LOC131316859 gene encoding protein NLP9-like gives rise to the protein MDYSFSSREKDNGYISSDGGARHSISEDPFNNGLNFDTYAGWCSSPSNTDQMFAPFAFSPPQSMPSNYTPFDGLNFAEQNTNTFAGPDCDITGSPYNGGDKMVFQQINTQIGFPMESTSWNESTTKKGNSSFHQNQFDAGNCLIPRPFAQTLAEKMLRALSLVKEWSGGGILAQVWVPIKQGNQYILSTCEQPYLLDQVLAGYREVSRAYTFAAEVKPGSFPGLPGRVFISKFPEWTSNVGYYNPAEYLRVQHAVNHEVRGSIAVPVFEDDLVEMSCCAVLELVTVKEKPNFDLEMENVCRALQAVNLRSTAPPRLYSQCLSMNQRAALAEIKDVLRAVCHAHRLPLALTWIPCCYNERVGDEVSRLRVKGGNASLNEKFMLCIENTACYVNDREMQGFVHACAEHYLEEGQGIAGKALQSNHPFFFPDVKGYDISEYPLVHHARKFGLNAAVAIRLRSTYTGDDDYILEFFLPLNMKGSTEQQLLLNNLSGTMQRICKSLRTVTDAELFGAKGSKVEFENGSLANFPPTVDFSRRQTLANNTTHIEPVPPGVSDPQNIRRELDAPQEQMSGSRRPTEKKRSTAEKHVSLSVLQQYFSGSLKDAAKGIGVCPTTLKRICRQHGISRWPSRKINKVNRSLRKIQTVLDSVQGVDGGLKFDPTTGGLVAAGSIIQDFNAGGSILFPSKNTPIKKPKPVAPSVCSPSCTDSENSTVKLEREENYIDGNNQVERQGRSLYVPNAEIPLADCCNGCKSVGFVPPSENSSLCSYSQSKTLGAQNRSALTLENSDSHFVSAEMDIRMNVEIGVEANDRVLGPNHQTCPTSSGTTDSLNSSGSMMSGSSSSSHSFGERKITNFFTSSCDSGSKITVKATYREDTVRFKFEPSLGCSQLYEEVAKRFKLQMALFQLKYLDDEEEWVLLVSDSDLRECLEILSFVGTRSVKFLVRDVPCKTGSSGSSNSFLAANS